A genomic stretch from Sulfurimonas sediminis includes:
- a CDS encoding deoxycytidylate deaminase, whose translation MLSDKNFINIASEIALASKCVSKQVGAVIVKDGRILSTGYNGTPAGFTNCCDHWDGEYTAEHHEWSKTYEIHAEMNAIIWAARKGISIEGGTIYVTLEPCSECSKNLIASGIKRIVYAKEYEHTHSKTISKFLEDNGVSIEKLSL comes from the coding sequence ATGCTCAGCGATAAAAACTTTATAAATATAGCTTCAGAAATAGCTTTGGCATCCAAATGCGTCTCCAAACAGGTTGGGGCGGTTATCGTCAAAGACGGGCGTATTTTAAGTACGGGCTACAACGGAACGCCGGCAGGGTTTACCAACTGCTGTGACCACTGGGACGGCGAGTATACCGCAGAGCATCATGAGTGGAGTAAAACATATGAAATTCATGCGGAGATGAATGCAATTATCTGGGCGGCGAGAAAAGGCATCTCCATCGAAGGCGGGACGATTTATGTGACGCTTGAACCGTGTAGCGAATGCAGTAAAAATTTGATTGCGAGTGGTATCAAACGTATCGTCTATGCCAAAGAGTATGAACATACACACTCCAAAACCATCTCGAAGTTTTTGGAAGATAACGGAGTGAGTATAGAAAAACTAAGCCTCTAA
- a CDS encoding peptidylprolyl isomerase — translation MFKLLVLLMLSSLVNAEVYDGVAIVVEDKAITLLDIEKEMQQAHIDAKKASDILIRKKLEALEIAKRDISVSSTEVYDDIKKMAEANGLTISQLYDAVREQSGLSSTEFKEKIKQKILSQKLYAAIAMSSLSEPTDEELKEYYELHKKEFNHPESFSVIINESKDKSRLQEKIDNPMFYSPDVKTQEQVLPYNKISPQLAAILEKTPPDHFTPVLPDGRGGFMCCYVKSTTKPTKVDFEKLKPQIVNAIMAEKREAVLSDYFARLRDNADINIIRLPK, via the coding sequence ATGTTTAAATTACTCGTATTACTGATGCTTTCAAGCCTGGTAAATGCAGAAGTCTATGACGGTGTCGCAATTGTTGTAGAGGATAAAGCAATTACTCTGCTCGATATTGAAAAAGAGATGCAGCAGGCGCATATAGATGCAAAAAAAGCGTCCGACATCCTTATCCGTAAAAAACTTGAAGCGCTTGAAATTGCCAAAAGAGATATTTCGGTTTCGAGTACGGAAGTGTATGATGATATTAAAAAAATGGCCGAAGCAAACGGATTGACAATCAGCCAGTTGTATGATGCTGTGAGAGAGCAAAGCGGCTTGAGCTCTACAGAGTTCAAAGAAAAAATAAAACAGAAGATTTTAAGCCAAAAACTTTATGCAGCCATTGCAATGTCATCTCTCTCCGAACCGACTGATGAAGAGTTAAAAGAGTATTATGAACTGCATAAAAAAGAATTTAACCATCCTGAATCTTTTTCCGTCATCATAAACGAATCAAAAGACAAAAGCCGACTGCAGGAAAAAATAGACAATCCGATGTTCTATTCACCGGATGTTAAAACACAAGAACAGGTTCTTCCTTATAATAAAATTTCGCCACAGCTTGCGGCGATACTGGAAAAGACACCCCCAGACCATTTCACACCTGTTCTGCCTGACGGCAGAGGCGGTTTTATGTGTTGTTATGTAAAGTCGACAACAAAACCAACAAAAGTGGATTTTGAAAAACTCAAGCCACAGATTGTCAATGCGATTATGGCTGAAAAACGTGAGGCGGTCTTAAGTGACTATTTTGCACGTCTGCGTGACAATGCTGACATCAACATTATTAGACTCCCAAAATAA